From Triticum aestivum cultivar Chinese Spring chromosome 7B, IWGSC CS RefSeq v2.1, whole genome shotgun sequence:
CAATgatgagattgttaataatgcaaATAAGCTAGGAATTTCACTAGGCAGCaatgatagtgaaatttcaaaTCCGGTTAATGATTTATTGTATTTAGAGGCTGAGCGGGCGCTTGAGATGATTCGTAACTTAGCTGCGGTTAAACCCATGAATAACTCCGAGATTGATGCTTTGGGGGTTAGGATTCTCGATAATTTGTGTGCGGATCTCGTtcctgaggaggaagatgagggaGTGGATTTTGTTGAAGTGCGCGCCTCTGAGACTGGTTGTGAGGACCAGCTGGAGAGTTTTAATATGCCTAAATGCAAATGGAAGCGGAAGATTTACCCGGCTTCCGCAGTGCGTAGGAGCGCGCGGATTAGAACAACTAAAAAATTCCATGACGagttatgaaaggaatcttttggaatagcagaggtctgaaagacttggctaaaagaaggtttcttgctgaggcttcTATTGAGCATAAGTTGGACTTTATTGCTTTATCGGAAACTGGTAGAGCCGACTTTTCGCCTCAATTTCTCAATACGTTGTCGGGAGGTATTGAGTTTGATTGGCATTGTCTACCGCCGCGAGGAAGATCGGGGGGATTTTACTCGGGGTTAGATGTGACTCGTTAGAAGTCCGAAGCGTGGTTATGGGGATTTCGCAGTTAAGTTTAGGGTCAGGTCGAAGGACCGATGGgtttaactgggctttggtggcggtttatggagccgcacagcccgagcttaaaccaGATTTTTTGGCTGATTTGGTTAGGATTTGTGGTTCTGAGCAACTGCCTATCCTAGTAGGGGGTGATTTTAATATTATCAGAAGGCGtgatgagaagaataatgataatttcGATGgtagatggtcgttcatgtttaacaCCATCATTGAAAGTCTGGATCTGCGTGAGATTGAGCTTTCGGGCAGGAAGTTCACTTGGGCTAATGCCCTGCCTAATCCGACGTTTGAGAAGCTGGATCGGGTTCTGGCTAGCGTCGAATGGGAACAGAAATTCCCATGTGTAACGGTGCAGGCACTTACACGGGGCATTTCGGACCATACGCCTTTATTCATTGACTCTGGGGAGGCCACCCATGTGGGAAATAAGAATGTCTTCTCGTTCGAGCTTGCGTGGTTTGAGAGACAAGGGTTCTTAGACATTGTTGCCAgagaatgggctaaggatgcaggaggtagaACTGCActtgagcgctggcagaataaaaTTAGGCACTTGAGAAGCTTCCTACGAGGGTGGGCTAAACATCTTAGTGGAGTTTATAAGATTGAGAAGGAACAACTCCTTTcgcttattcagtccctagatgtaAAAGCTGAGAACATGATCCTGCCAGCCTCGGAGCTTCAGGCGAAGCTCGATGCGGAAATGAGGCTGAAAGAGCTTCTTCGTGAGGAAGAATTAAAGTGGGCGCTTCGGGCCAAGGTCCGACGGGtcgtccagggggacgcgaacacacaattttttcacatgattgctaatggcaagcatagaaagaagagaatctttcagcttgaacaagatgagggaACGATTCTGGGTCAGGAAAACTTAAAGTTGTATATCACTGAgtattacaagcagttgtttggaccTCCAGAGGAGAACTGTGTGTCgctggatgagtctaggattgaggatgtgcctcaactgacAGCTGTTGAGAATGATATTTTAATTGCTCCTTTCTCTGAGAAAGAGGTatttgaggccatttcccagatgAAGAATAATAAGGCTCCTAGGCCCGGATGGTTTCCCGGCCGAGTTTTACAAGAAATGTTGGCACATTATTAAAGGAGATCTATTGCCTTTGTTCAATGATCTTTTCGCTGGCCAGCTTCACCTTTTCaagctgaattttggaacgataacacTTCTTCCCAAGAAGACAGAGGCAGTGCGGATTGAGCAATTTCGgccaatctgtcttcttaatgtgagtttcaaaatttttaccaaggtcgggacgaataggctcacacagattgcgcatactgtggtgcagcctactcaatctgctttcatgccggataggaacattcttgaaggggtggtggtcctgcatgaaacgctccatgaaattcacacgaaaaaactGGATGGAGtggtttttaaggtggatttcgagaaagcgtacgataaagtcaaatggcccttTCTACAACAAGCCTTACGTATGAAGGGTTTTGACGAAGCTTGGAGGCGCCAAGttgaatctttcacgcaaaaagggagtgttggaattaaagtgaatgacgatataggtcattatttccagacacacaagggcctgaggcaaggtgatccaatgtctcctatcCTTTTCAACATTGTTGTTGAtatgttggcaatcttgataggaAGGGCAAAGGAGGCAGGGCAAgtaggtggcttggtgcctcatcttgtcgatggtggtgtgtccattctgcagtacgccgatgatacaatcatctttatggagcacgacttggttaaggcgagaaatatgaagttgGTATTGTGCCTTTTTGAGCAATTGTCCGGTCTGAAGATCAACTTcaataaaagcgagttgttctgttttggtagagccaaagaggaacaagatgctTACAAGCAACTGTTTGGTTGCGATTTGGGGACTCTTCCGTTCACTTACCTTGGTatccccattcaccatcgtaagttaACTAACAGcgaatggaagtgtatcgaggatcggtttgagaagaaactgagctgctggaagggcaaacttatgtcgtatggaggccgattgattcttattaattcggtgctcacgagtttgcctatgtttctcttatcctttTTTGAAGttccagttggagttaggaaaaggctggacttctatcggtcTCGTTTCTTCTGGCAGAGCGATGAAACTAAGAGAAAGTACCGTCTAGCCAAATGGGATGTCATCTgccgaccaaaagaccaagggggtcttggggtTGAGAaccttgaagttaagaacagatgccttctcagtaagtggctTTATAAGTTATCTGCCGAGACTGAggcaacttgggcgcagattctTCGTAACAAGTATCTGTACTCTAAGACCTTGTCGCAGGTGACGGCTCGACCCACTGATTCGCCCTTCTGGAAGGGGTTAATGAGGGTCAAAGCTACTTTCTTTAACAGAACAAAGTTTGTTGTCGGTGATGGCAATAACACTCGTTTCTGGGAAGATACCTGGCTAGGTGATGCACCACTGGCACTCCAGTATCCGGCGCTTTATCGCATTGTGCAGCGACGGGATGCTCTGGTTGCAACGAGTTTGCAATCTGTTCCTCTTAACATCCGATTTAGGAGGGTGCTTGTGGGTGACCGGTGGGAGGCTTGGATTCATCTGGTGAGTAGACTCATGGAGGTTCAGCTtactcatcagcccgatcagttgtgttggaagcttactaaaTCTGGTGAATTCACAGTCAAGTCGATGTACATTGATGTCATCAATTCTAGTGTAATTCCTAGTCCCAAACACgtttggaaagttaaggttcctctgaaaatcaaagtgtttatgtggtttgtgcataaacaagtcgtTCTAACGAAAGATAATTTgattaagcgcaactggacaggatctactaggtgtagtttctgtgatcgggatgaaactatcaagcATCTTTTCTTTGATTGCCCGATGGCGAGGGTGTTGTGGCGCtcggtgcaaattgcctttaacattactcctccgaattcggtcagGTCGTTGTTTGGAACGTGGCTGGTTGGTATAGAGGCCGAAACAGCTAGACAAATTCGAGTGGGAgcatgtgcgttgttatgggcaatttggaactgcagaaatgacttggcttttaacagaacaacaactattcattttttgcaggttctattccgggctactgcgctaattcgtacgtggtcattactcactccgacggaggccagggcgcgtttggttactggatctgtccggtgggagatggtagcgcgggatatcttcaaccggtttgaatGGCGGTCATATAATAGGATAGGCGCTTAGTTTACCTATCTCTCTttattatgccagccggttgtggcttttgggccttgTTTTATTTTGCTTGCTCTGTGTGAGCCAGTTTCCTTTGCTGCAGCACTTTACAAGACATTGTTgaactacttatttatttataaatgtggccgtatacatctctctgatgcagaggctggggaaccccccctttttgaaaaaaaacttgATAACCTCAAGGGGGTTGTAAGAGCTTTTCAACGTAACGCCGCGTGGAATCGGAGTCGAGGGAACATTCGAGCTTCGATGAAGTCCATTGTTCCAGAGTACAACAGCCACAGACCTCGAGAGAGTCTGCTAAAAATCAAACACCATCATTCGTTGTAGCACCCAAACTCGAACGGCACCTGATTTGCAGTGCCAGTTGAAAATTTCAGGAAAAGGATAGCTGATAACTTGGCATGTTTGGTGTTGTTGGTTAACCTCTGTGGGTAGTTTAGTGGATCTGCCTTGTATGTACCGGTGGTTCCTCTACTTTGTTACTGCTGCGGTGCAACTTTGCATGcatgccctgtttggatactctaacacagttagagttaAAGTTATTTTCTAATCAACTCTAATCCAAAAAAGCACCTCTCCACCGGGATAGTTGGATTAGATggaactaacccactctaaccgttcctgtttggatacttttgggttatttgagcccccaactaacccaaactagctctaaccccatTGATCCAAACAGGGCCGGGTTAGATTTTGTTCTGTTGACACACTCTGAACTGAATTGAGTATTGAACCCAATACAGAACCGCTGTTGTACCAATACAATCGAAATGCCGGTAGTTCTCCGATGCCATCATCACAAAATTTTAGCAAAAGTAGAATTTCCTGCCTTTTCCCCGTGTTGCAACATGAAAGAAACACAATCAAGAAACTTCGTGCTGCCTTTTCCCCGTACTGAATATATTGATGATTTATTTCGGTATAATACGATGAGTTCACCACACCAAACGGGGGTTGCATCTGCAGAGCAGAGTTTTCAGCCTGCAAACACTGGACGTTTTGTTTCTACTGTGTAGCGAAAGTCTGTCCATGGATAGTTGCAACCATGGTGATTCTTCAAAGCTTTCTTCTTCAGCATCAGGCATAATATGTAGAGGCATTGAACAAAGTCTCGGAAAGGGCAAACGAACAACGGGCACAACGAAGATGGACAACGGTTTCGACggctcgctgacaggtgggccctgcaGCCACGTCGACTCAAGGCAGATACCATATGTACAGGAAAATAAACGAGTGACTGCATTTTTGCACTTCCCTAAATACAAAGATCACACCGAATGAAGCAGACAAGCCGGTTAACCAAGTTAACAGGTGTTTTATTTTACTCTGTGTATATTGCGATATACAATTATACATGATGAGTGATGAATTAGCAGCAGATGCCACTTCAGAAAAACAGGGGGGGTGATGCAACTACAATGTCATTTTGACGGCTCCGTGATCCCATCAATGTGATCGTCACTATGAGGAGCAAGGATTGAGGTTGCAGAAAACCATGCCTGTCCAACCAAgcctcctcttccatttccctccCAACTCAGCTCACATGGATGCCATGGCAGATGGAGCTTGCAGCAGCAGAACGGTCACACAAATAGAGCTACTATTGCGCCGGCACATAGACCAAGACTCAGTCCAGAGCAGCTTTCATCCTGCGGCCGGGCGAGGGCTTGGGCAGGCCGTCGAGCAACGGGCGGGTGAAGGACTCGTGGTTGAAGGTCCACTTGGAGCTCGACCACATGGAGCCCCCGGCGCCGCCGTTCTCCGAGTCCGCAAAGCTCGGCGCGCTCGGCGACCTCCGCACCGCGGACTTGAACCCGTCGAGGAACGAGCCGCCGTTGCTCCTCGCGGCGGAATCCGGGCTGCTTGAGTCCGTGCTCAGACGCATGCTGGAGACCGGCCTCGGCAGGAAACTCTTGATCATCTTGATCGAGTCCGACAGGAGGTCGTCGTTGGTGTCGGCTTCCACTTTCTGCCGCCGCCGTATGGAGCCGTCTTGCTTTTCCTTGGCCGCCCCGTTGCTTCTGCCGGTGCTTTGTGTACTGTCAGGCGGAGAAGAAGAAATTGGGAGTATTTCACTTCCAGTAACTTGGGAGCTTCCCTTGCTGTACAAGGACATTTCCGTACTCAAATCCATGTCATCTCCTCTTTGAGAACTCAGGCCATAGTAGCTCTGCAAGCTGCTCATTGCAAGCGATGACTGCTGCAGTCTAGAGTTAACTGAATCTAGTGAATCCACAATGTCCCTGTTTTGCTGATTGTTCGGAGCCCACGCTCTGTAAGCAAAAAAAGCAGAGAATAGCTTAGTGGGTGTTCTTAAGTTCAACTACAGCATTAGGAATGTCTGGTACGAAAGAACAAAGGCTAATATAATATGTACACCAACTTAAATAGTCAAAATGTGGGCAAAATGTCATGATGCAACAGCAAGTAAGAAACACTGGACCCCAAACAGGGCCAACATTATGAACTGCTAAAATGAGTTGTCTTTGTTCGACAGTAGTTTGACCTTAGAAAATAAGCGTCAACAAGAATTCAGGTTGCAGTTAATATGTGACTGACCAAAAaccaataacaataaaacttatgGACTGTGTGCTACAGCATGGAAGAAAAATAACCAAAAACACAAGGAACAATTAACATGAGGAAATGTTTACCTTTTCAATCGTAGGCTGGAGCCGTTCCGCTTCACAGAGGATGGCATGGGCCTTCCTGTTAGAGGTATGAGCAATGCCTTGTGCGCATACATCTGGCTGTCAGTCATGAGACTATTCGCCCTCTTAATGTCCGAGATCTACACGACAAAACAAAGTGATCTTAACATGGTAACCAAAGTCGGTACAGCTGTACTTTAAGAGGCAGACATAATGACAACTCGAACCAAATATACTACAGGGACTAATAGGACTTCCGAATCGATCTGCAA
This genomic window contains:
- the LOC123161589 gene encoding uncharacterized protein, encoding MGISHPLSDEFYGGPRGGGLGLGSALLLSPDRTPPPPPASCCSPVDGGQEDFLQHEVSRMDTLAGIAIKYGVQISDIKRANSLMTDSQMYAHKALLIPLTGRPMPSSVKRNGSSLRLKRAWAPNNQQNRDIVDSLDSVNSRLQQSSLAMSSLQSYYGLSSQRGDDMDLSTEMSLYSKGSSQVTGSEILPISSSPPDSTQSTGRSNGAAKEKQDGSIRRRQKVEADTNDDLLSDSIKMIKSFLPRPVSSMRLSTDSSSPDSAARSNGGSFLDGFKSAVRRSPSAPSFADSENGGAGGSMWSSSKWTFNHESFTRPLLDGLPKPSPGRRMKAALD